The nucleotide window TTTTTCGAAGGCGCGCACGATGCGGGCCATCGCCTCGCCGAACACCGCGCCGATGATCCGCTGCAAGATCGGGTTGCGGAACTCAAAGTCCACGAAGAAGGCAACCTCGGACCCGCCCTCGGGTCGGTCGCGGAACGCCCAGGTCGAGCGCATGTACTTGAACGGGCCGTCGAGATATTCGGTGTCGATCTTGCGCGCCTCGGGCCAGAGCAGCACGCGGCTGCCGAAGCGTTCGCGGAACACCTTGAACGAGATCACCAGATCCGCCTCCAGCACCTCGGAGCCACCCTCGCCCGCGCGGCGCGAGCGGATGCGGGCGGCGGAGTTCCAGGGCAGGAATTCGGGGTAGCGTCCGACATCGGCAACAAGGTCATACATCTGCTGCGCCGTCCAGGGCAGCGGCCGTGTTTCCGAATGTGTCGGCATGAAGGGATCTGTCCTCTTTGGTCCGCGGCCCGCCAGTGCTTTTTCGCAGCCGTTTCGCGTGACCTTCGGTGTTTCATGTCGTAAATACCGCGGGTCAGTTCAAGGGAAAACCATGCCCGCACCCATTCCTGCGCGACCTTATGTCATCGACGAGATGATCTCGGCCAAGACCATCGCCGCCCGGGTCGAGGCGCTGGCGAAAGAGATCAGCCAGGCCTTTGCCGGCACCGACAAGCTGGTGGTGGTGGGGCTCTTGCGCGGGTCGTTCGTGTTCATCGCGGACCTTGTGCGCGAGATCGACCTGCCGGTGGAAGTGGATTTCCTCGAGGCCTCGAGCTATGGCGACGCGATGGAATCCAGCCGCGAGGTGCGGATCCTC belongs to Frigidibacter mobilis and includes:
- a CDS encoding type II toxin-antitoxin system RatA family toxin, giving the protein MPTHSETRPLPWTAQQMYDLVADVGRYPEFLPWNSAARIRSRRAGEGGSEVLEADLVISFKVFRERFGSRVLLWPEARKIDTEYLDGPFKYMRSTWAFRDRPEGGSEVAFFVDFEFRNPILQRIIGAVFGEAMARIVRAFEKRAADLYGTP